From the genome of Brassica oleracea var. oleracea cultivar TO1000 chromosome C4, BOL, whole genome shotgun sequence:
ACTACAAACACATATGATAGTTTCTAAAACATCTATATACCATGCCTTAAAACAAGTAAAATCCATGGTATATCAGATGGCACTTAGAGGAGTATGGCAGCTCAAGAAACTAGTAGCGAGCTACTGTAATTGGGGAGGTAGCAGTAGAGCCATAAGGTACCAATTCTGACTTTATATATTCATCCATTTTGTCTATTGACTTTAGATTCTCAACTATTTATATGAATCAGGGACATTATAGTTTTTTTTTTTTTTTTGAACATTGACATTATTATAGTTTGTTAGCAGTTCCCCTCTTATCATTCTGATGCTAACTTACTTGGTGGATTTTTGTTATGCAGAGCATTTATGGAATCAGAATTGCCCGCGCTCATAGAGAAAAATCCGCAGCTTGAAGTGGTTACCGTGCTTTCACGAGGACAGCATCCGTATTTGAAAGGCGAATACAATATGAAAGATTTTTATCCTTTTTACCTCTTTAGCTTTGAACGCCTATAATGACTCTCGAGGATTAGCTATTCTATATAATGGATTTTGTTGGGAACAGAAATGAAAGGGTGGTGTGTGTGAAGAACATGGATACTGAAGAAGTGCTTCTGAACGCAACAAGGCTCAGGAACTCGCTGGGAAGGAAAGTGGTGAAACTGAGAACTAGACATGTGACCAAATACCCTAGTGTTCAAGCTAGGCACCTGGACTACGGCAGTCATGTTCTGAGACTTTCTTGCTAAATCAAATGTTGCTGGAATCAGGATTCGTCATTAATCTATTTTTGCAAATCCCAAAGTTTTTTGTAATGTGATTTGGACAAAGATTCGGGCTTAAAATTTCTATTGTTTTATGCTTCTTGTCCATATGATAATGATTTGTACAGATTCGGGCTTATGTGTTGATTCATTTAGATAGTAGTTCGATTCCATATTTTGGAATTATAAATATAGCTTATCTAGTATTTTACTAATAGAGAGACTTGTGAGAAAACCCCCAAACTTTTCATTTATCTGTTATCTGTATATGTCCAACAATTCACAAGTAAACTTTATAACGTGTAAGAAGACAAACAAAATGGATGGTAGAAGAACTTAAACCGGAGGACTGAGAATTTGAGAAGGTTAATTTTGGTAACTTAGGTTTTACCTTATGTGTTTTTCTGCTATTGGAGGTAACAAAACATAGTTTTTGTCTATCTAGCCACAACTATTTGGGGACGAGTAAGACTTGAGATGCCATGGTTGCTTGAGGACGATGTGACTAGAGATGTGACATTGCCACATCGAGCATCATTTCCAATTTTTTTGTTGTACTATGTAAAGTATCCAAAACAAATCTAACAAACCTCTTATTGCAATTTCTTAAGCTGGTCGATGGTAATATGAACAATTGGATGATTTTTTTTTTTATAACTCGAGGATATCCGGCGGACCGAGATCCAACCGACTAGTCCCCTGGGCCTGACCACCGGCGCTAGCCAGATCCGGTTGCTCACAAGGGGTAAGATACCCCTGTCTCATGGCCATATGGATGGGTAAACCTGAGTTGGTGTCGAACCCCTCAGATCGCCATGCGCCACACGACTACACCCATGTGGTTAACAATTAGATGATTTTGACCACACCTTGACCCTCTTGTCTGGCATTGGCATTTTATCCCAATATGAATTAGTTGGAACTTGGACCGACAAAAAACCCTAACATAAACCGATCCAAATGTTTTGAGTTCATATATAAGTCCATAACTCCTCTACGGAAAATACAAATAAGATAAGAACCGATCCAAATAGACTATGATCAGACGAGAACCAACTTGAATCCGTTGTGAAAAACAAATGTCTAGAACTATAATTTCATGTGCTTATTCTATTTTTAATTTATTATTTAGCTGTAACAAATTTCTCTTTGTAACTCTTATTTTTAAGTGATATTTTCAAGTAGTATGAAACTGTAAATTTAATTTTAAATTGAGAAATGTTAAAATTTCAGTTATTTTTATCTACTTTGTATAGTTTTAGGTAGATTCGACGAGTTTTAGGTAAAAATAACAAAAAACTGAATCGCGTGATAGGATATACCACCGATTGTGCACAAAAAAAAACATACCGATCCAAAAGCGAACCACAACTCTATACGGATAAACTCAGTTCTGATAAGAACCAATCCGAACAAAGAAAAATTTGAAATGAATCGAAAAATCGATTTTTATTGGTTTTGACGGTCTAATTCAATCTGGACCCGAATAAAAGAGCTTGACTGGTTGAACCGGCTGGTCCCATACAATCCAAATTGCAAGAAAGTGCCGATCATGTAAAGCCAAGAGTTGCGACTTTAGAAGTAGTTGACTTAACCAAGCTTTTTTTTTTTTTTTTTTTAACTCAACATCAACTTTATATTCACCAAAGAAGGGATAAGATTTTACACCACACAAGTGCTTTAACCTCACTTACAAACAAATGATTTAGTATCATCTAGGATCACTACTTGGACCCTACACTACCAAATGCAAATCTTTGTTGTAATTTCACCCCAATGAACACAAACTTCTCCTACTACTAAAAAAAAGTCGGTTCTTAAACCTACTAATTGGACCATACGAGACGAAAGCATTGTGCCCCATAGCTGACAAACACTATCCAAAGACCAAATCTAATCGTGGCATTGGACTCTATATATAGATGAAGAATGGAGCCCGGATCCAATGCTCCTCACCTTTCGGTGCATTCCTTGAAATGATTTATCACCGCCGGTTTGAAAGCTCCGCTCCTAAGCCAAAAGACGGAACAGTTCCGTAATGACAGGCAAGGTCGAGTCGTTATTACCTTGAAGCGCGAGGAAGGTGTTGGGCTGTTGGGTTATGAACCTCAGTTGGTTTTAAAATTGCTTCTGATCTGTTAGCCTCCATAAGGTATACTTTCCGTTCGTGGGCTAACAGAAACTCGCCTAACGGCGCATACCAACCAAAGTCCATCCCCACAATCACACCATCCCGACCTTAAGCCAAGAGCCGAACGAGACTGTCCGGAATGAAAGACGGGCTTTGACATCAGCTAACGAACAAGGAAACCAGAACACAGCTTCAAGGAGTGGAGATTAGATAAGATTGAACCAAGCACAGGCTGTTCATCATCCTGAAGCTCGCCTCCATCGCGGGTCTCCGGCAAGAATCTCTTTCCAGACATGAAATCCGTCGATGAAATCAGAACCACGCGTCAGTCTCAAAGACTGAATCCCTTTCACGCCGCCGCAAGTCGCCTTCTTCCTCCTATCGTCTCACCGCCGCCGGAAGCAGGTAGATCTGATGTGGAGGAGTTGTCTAACCTTGTCACGCGCCAATATCAAAACAGCTTTAGCCGGAGAACTACAAAGGGGAAAACCAGATCTGGAAAAGCTGAAACCCTAAAACGCCGACTCTCGCCTCGGTCGTATCGCCATAGGTCTCACCGCCCCTGCATAAGAAGTCCGAATCGTTAACGAGTTCCGGAGTGACCACGACAGTACAAAACAGCAAACATCTTGATCCATGGGACACGAAGAGGACGAGAGCAAAGAAAAACTAGGAAGGGGAAAAAGACAGAGGTGACGCCTCCGGTGCAGCCGGAGCTATTGAGATTCCCGAACGGTGTCTACACGAGATGCCTTAGGGCAAGATTATTGGCGTCCTTAGGGGATATTTTAGCAATTAAACACTCATAATTAAATAAAAAATAGTCAATAAAAATAAGGACGCCCCTTAATTAAGAAGTTTTTGGTGTGGTCCTTACGAGCCACGTGTAGGTTTGCGAATGGGCGATGCTTTTTAGTTGGAGAGAAACGAGTTGTGTCCGAGATTCACTTCGAAAACAAATTGGTTCTCTCTCGAAGGCGATTCAAGCGGTGACGATTCGAGCGGCTCTCTCGACGGCGGTTCTCTCTCGACGCTGCATCTCTCTCGACGGCGCTTCTCTCTCGACAGTTTTCCTCTCATTGATTTTGATCGCAGTCCAGAGGATTTGTTGTTTCATCCACAGCTTTTTCCGCGATTCGAAGGTGAATAATCTACCTGTTTTGCTGAAGTTAATAACTTCATCGGGAGTGTCTTCGATCCTGACACCAAAGGCCGCATGAAAAAGCTCAAGGAAATGGATCCTATAAATTCCGAAACTGTGAGTTACAACATGCTTGTTTGCCTTTAGGTTATATTATGTGTGGGACTGTGATACATCTATAATTTAGGCGACTTTTATTTTTATAGTAAGCCTGTCACATAGCTGAATCTAATAGTAAAGGCTGCATTCTGTAGATTTTGTTTCATAAACAAAGTTTGCTTGGTATTATGGTACCATGATTCTGTGGAGATGTTGGCCAAATAAACAACCTTGGTTCAGTATTTTCTTGTTTAAGTTTCCTGGTGCATATACGTAGCTGCCAGTTGATTGTTCTTGATATAGTACCCTTGACTAATCGCTGTATGCGTGACAGGTACTGCTATTGATGAAAAACCTCACAGTGAATATGTCAAATCCTGATTTCGAACCTTCTGTAAGTGTTAAATTTATCATAACTTCCATGCTTGTTAGAAATAAGTCTCCTTCGCTCTTGTTGTGTGTTATTTCTTTAAGCATTCCGGTGATTAGAATGAGGATTGTTGTGCTTTCTGAGACGTATATTACACGCACTGAAACAGATGTAATCTAACCTTGATATAGTCTGATGTTGCAGAGGAAGGTTCAGAACACTTAAGCTCTTAGCTCTTGTATGGGATCTTTGGCCAAGAACCAAACAAGTGATATATCTTTCTTGATGGACTTCTTGCTCACAACAACTGTGTATATCAGCTATAAAGTAAGTGTGGTTTTATACCTCATCCTTCCCACATCAATGTAAACCAGACCTTACCGCATATATAANNNNNNNNNNNNNNNNNNNNNNNNNNNNNNNNNNNNNNNNNNNNNNNNNNNNNNNNNNNNNNNNNNNNNNNNNNNNNNNNNNNNNNNNNNNNNNNNNNNNNNNNNNNNNNNNNNNNNNNNNNNNNNNNNNNNNNNNNNNNNNNNNNNNNNNNNNNNNNNNNNNNNNNNNNNNNNNNNNNNNNNNNNNNNNNNNNNNNNNNNNNNNNNNNNNNNNNNNNNNNNNNNNNNNNNNNNNNNNNNNNNNNNNNNNNNNNNNNNNNNNNNNNNNNNNNNNNNNNNNNNNNNNNNNNNNNNNNNNNNNNNNNNNNNNNNNNNNNNNNNNNNNNNNNNNNNNNNNNNNNNNNNNNNNNNNNNNNNNNNNNNNNNNNNNNNNNNNNNNNNNNNNNNNNNNNNNNNNNNNNNNNNNNNNNNNNNNNNNNNNNNNNNNNNNNNNNNNNNNNNNNNNNNNNNNNNNNNNNNNNNNNNNNNNNNNNNNNNNNNNNNNNNNNNNNNNNNNNNNNNNNNNNNNNNNNNNNNNNNNNNNNNNNNNNNNNNNNNNNNNNNNNNNNNNNNNNNNNNNNNNNNNNNNNNNNNNNNNNNNNNNNNNNNNNNNNNNNNNNNNNNNNNNNNNNNNNNNNNNNNNNNNNNNNNNNNNNNNNNNNNNNNNNNNNNNNNNNNNNNNNNNNNNNNNNNNNNNNNNNNNNNNNNNNNNNNNNNNNNNNNNNNNNNNNNNNNNNNNNNNNNNNNNNNNNNNNNNNNNNNNNNNNNNNNNNNNNNNNNNNNNNNNNNNNNNNNNNNNNNNNNNNNNNNNNNNNNNNNNNNNNNNNNNNNNNNNNNNNNNNNNNNNNNNNNNNNNNNNNNNNNNNNNNNNNNNNNNNNNNNNNNNNNNNNNNNNNNNNNNNNNNNNNNNNNNNNNNNNNNNNNNNNNNNNNNNNNNNNNNNNNNNNNNNNNNNNNNNNNNNNNNNNNNNNNNNNNNNNNNNNNNNNNNNNNNNNNNNNNNNNNNNNNNNNNNNNNNNNNNNNNNNNNNNNNNNNNNNNNNNNNNNNNNNNNNNNNNNNNNNNNNNNNNNNNNNNNNNGAAAACAAACTTTGATTGATAATCGCACATTAATTTTTTCGCATCTATATTCATTTTGAATAAAAAATTAGACCACTACGTATGTCAGTAATGTTTTTGTATTGAAACAAATTAATGAAAAAACTTCAGTCAAGGTAATTAACATAATTTTAAAATCTTTGATGTAATACGTAGAACTTCGGTTAAGGTAACTAACGCAAGAAATAAATTATAAGGTTTGATGTAATACGTATCAACGTATATATGTGACAAATGTAGACAAAACTAAGGTAATTATAATGTTTTGATCAATGACATGTTGTGTAATTACTCTAGTTAACAAAAGGGTTTTAAATAGAATAGGTGAGGGAGCTTGTGGAGTTGCCACGTAAGAAATGACACACTTGTAATAAACACATGGACTAAAGGTTATTTATTTTTAATGCTCCTCAAATAATAATAAAGGGATTTGATATATATATTTATTTGTTCATGCGTTTTATAATTTACAGTTTTCTTTATTAGTTATTTCTTGTCATATATTGAAACCAAAGGCAATGTATCAGCTAGGAAATGCCACTAAATTCATAAAGAAACACATGAGTCTGTTTGTATCTTATTAAAAGTCCTACCAATAATCAACTCTTTTGGGATCGTCTTTAACTTTGTCTCTTACCAACTAAAAATTATTTAAATAAGCTAGGGACTCAAAACTGAGGACAATCAATAATGTTGCTCTTAGTTGACTTCACCAAGCTTGTTAATCTGCTACGTGACATTGCATTATTCGTCGTTAGAAGCACTAACAATAAAAAATAAATAGAATACTTACTATTGAAAATTGAAATCATGAAACCACCGTGACCGGTGACCATTTCATTCTCTCTCTCTCTCTCTCTCTCTCTCTCTCTTCTCAAGGAAGGATCTACGAGGGAGTCACGGTGGAGTTTACTCCCCCTATCTCCTCCACGGGCGTTCTTCAATCAGAGAAATCCATGGATCGAGCTTCTCTCCTCCTCCTCAGCATCTCTATATTCTTGGATCTGACCGCGGCTGATAAAATTCCGGATAAGCTCGATTTAGCAGCCGAATCAGGGATGATTTTCCCGCTTAGCTACTCATCCCTTCCGCCGCGAGTGGAGGATTTTCGCCGTCGTCTCCATCAGTCGCAGCTCCCTAACGCTCACATGAAGCTCTACGATGACCTCCTCGCCAACGGGTTTGAATAATTTCTCATCCATTGATCTTCTTTGGATTAAGTTTGGATGGCTGATTATTTTTATGCAGCTACTACACGACACGGTTATTGATAGGAACACCACCACAAGAGTTCGCTTTGATTGTAGATACTGGAAGCACCGTCACTTACGTTCCTTGCTCCACCTGCAAACACTGTGGGAAGCATCAGGTCAATCTTTGATCTTTCTTTTCATCTCCAAGTAACATCTTTAGAGTTTTTGTCTTCTTTATTTCAGGATCCCAAGTTCCAACCTGAGTTATCTAGCACCTACGAAGCTGTCAAATGCAATCCTGATTGTAATTGTGATGATGATGGGAAACTTTGTATCTATGAAAGACGTTACGCTGAGATGAGTTCCAGTAGTGGGATTCTAAGTGAGGATTTGATATCTTTCGGCAACGAGAGCCAGCTTTCTCCGCAACGCGCTGTTTTTGGATGCGAGAACGCTGAGACAGGGGACCTTTTCAGCCAACGTGCTGATGGTATTATGGGTTTGGGTCGCGGTAAGCTCAGTATCGTTGATCAGCTTGTTGACAAGGGTGTCATCGAGGACTCTTTTTCCTTGTGTTATGGTGGAATGGAAGTTGGTGGTGGTGCGATGGTGCTTGGTAAAATATCTCCTCCTCCTGCTGGAATGGTCTTTGCCCGTTCCGATCCTTTCCGCAGGTAACTTCCATTTAAATTTGGTATCTGTAACTTTAGGGTAGACCTCGAGCTTCTCACACATCACTCTAGTTTCGGGTGTTTGCAGTCCGTACTACAACATTGACCTGAAACAAATGCATGTTGCTGGCAAGTCTCTGAAGCTTAACCCAAAGGTCTTTAACGGAAAGCATGGGACCGTCTTGGATAGTGGAACAACGTATGCTTATTTTCCCAAGGAAGCGTTTAATGCCATAAAGGACGCGGTAAGATAGTTTGGCAGATAAATGCACCTTTTTTTTATAAGCTTAGAATACAATCTGTAGGAGATAAATGTTGATGGCCCTATATATTTGCAGGTCATTAAGGAAATCCCATCTCTCAAACGGATTCATGGTCCAGACCCAAACTATGATGATATTTGTTTCTCTGGCGCTGGAAGGTTTGTTTAAAGCTTCAAATATTACGCAACTTCAAATTGATTTAACGCCTAAGGTTACTAAAATATCTCATGCCGGCTCAGGGATGTGGCTGAGATACACAATTTTTTCCCCGAGATTGCGATGGAGTTTGGCAATCATCAGAAACTGATCCTTTCTCCCGAGAACTACTTGTTCAGGGTAAAGTAAAATGGCTTCATCTTTTTCTTTCAGCTACTTGTTTGATAATCTCAGCTAGCATTAACAGTTTCTGTCTTAGAAAGCTATTACAACAGTTTCCATTTGTGTTTTCTTACAGCACACTAAAGTTAGAGGCGCTTACTGCCTTGGAATATTTCCTGATAGAGACTCAACAACACTCCTTGGAGGTAGTGTATACAGTCTCACTTTACGTATCTTGCATTCATTTCCCATTATCTATGAAACCATGTATCATGTATGATTAGTTTCGAGATAGATCATTTGTTCTTCACTCTTTGATTTCAAATCAACTTCAGTTTCTGTTTTTTGTTCTATTGCTTCCATGAGATGAGTAGAACGTTTATGCATTTTTTTTTTTTTTTTTATCAGGAATTGTTGTTCGCAATACGCTTGTCACTTATGACCGTGAAAATGACA
Proteins encoded in this window:
- the LOC106342652 gene encoding aspartic proteinase-like protein 2, coding for MDRASLLLLSISIFLDLTAADKIPDKLDLAAESGMIFPLSYSSLPPRVEDFRRRLHQSQLPNAHMKLYDDLLANGYYTTRLLIGTPPQEFALIVDTGSTVTYVPCSTCKHCGKHQDPKFQPELSSTYEAVKCNPDCNCDDDGKLCIYERRYAEMSSSSGILSEDLISFGNESQLSPQRAVFGCENAETGDLFSQRADGIMGLGRGKLSIVDQLVDKGVIEDSFSLCYGGMEVGGGAMVLGKISPPPAGMVFARSDPFRSPYYNIDLKQMHVAGKSLKLNPKVFNGKHGTVLDSGTTYAYFPKEAFNAIKDAVIKEIPSLKRIHGPDPNYDDICFSGAGRDVAEIHNFFPEIAMEFGNHQKLILSPENYLFRHTKVRGAYCLGIFPDRDSTTLLGGIVVRNTLVTYDRENDKLGFLKTNCSDLWRRLASPPDSPAPTSPVTQNKSSNNISPSPGPASSKSPAVDLPGVFRIGVITFEVSISVNNASMKPNFSEIADFIAHELEIQSSQVRLLSITTRGNEYRLKWGIYPPQSSEYISNNTALNIMSLLRENKLRLPGQFGSYKLLEWKAEQKRKQSWWEKHLLGVVGGVMISLLVTSVMVKLALVWRRRQEEEATYEPVSAAVKEQELQPLSSSETSNA